In Kocuria turfanensis, a single genomic region encodes these proteins:
- a CDS encoding GMC family oxidoreductase yields MSTPSPTPAPETAQEFDYLVVGGGSAGAVVAARLSEDPAVTVGLIEAGPHDQHLDEVLTLSRWMELLESGYDWDYPLEEQENGNSFMRMARAKVLGGCSSHNSCIAFWAPAEDIDEWEEVHGAEGWNAETAFRLYQKLETNDDEGAHHGHDGPVHLMQIPDADPCGVALLEACEQAGIPRTPFNTGKTVVEGANFFQINRRPDGTRASASVSYLHPVADRSNLTVLHSTQARRVVVEDGRAVGVEVVDNAFGTARTVRARREVVVSAGAIDTPKLLMLSGIGPAEHLREVGVDVLVDSPGVGSHLQDHPEGVIQWEARKPMVTESTQWWEAGIFTRVDPDGDRPDLMMHYGSVNFDMHTYRQGYPTADNVFCLTPNVTHARSRGTVRLRSRDFRDKPRVDPRYFTDPEGYDMRIMTAGIRKAREIVAQSPLAEWAGRELFPGEDVQTDEQIADYVRRTHNTVYHPAGSCRMGPVDDAMSPLDPQLRVKGVRGLRVADASVMPELTTVNPNITVYMIGERAAELIAADAGDRAAAEDQAAVPTA; encoded by the coding sequence ATGAGCACGCCCAGCCCCACCCCCGCCCCCGAGACCGCGCAGGAGTTCGACTACCTGGTGGTCGGCGGCGGCTCCGCCGGAGCCGTCGTCGCCGCGCGGCTGTCCGAGGACCCGGCCGTGACGGTCGGGCTCATCGAGGCCGGCCCGCACGACCAGCACCTCGACGAGGTGCTCACCCTCAGCCGCTGGATGGAGCTGCTGGAGTCCGGCTACGACTGGGACTACCCGCTCGAGGAGCAGGAGAACGGCAACTCCTTCATGCGCATGGCCCGGGCCAAGGTGCTCGGCGGCTGCTCCTCCCACAACTCGTGCATCGCGTTCTGGGCCCCGGCCGAGGACATCGACGAGTGGGAGGAGGTCCACGGCGCCGAGGGCTGGAACGCCGAGACCGCCTTCCGGCTCTACCAGAAGCTCGAGACCAACGACGACGAGGGCGCCCACCACGGCCACGACGGCCCCGTGCACCTCATGCAGATCCCCGACGCCGACCCCTGCGGCGTCGCGCTGCTGGAGGCCTGCGAGCAGGCCGGCATCCCGCGCACGCCGTTCAACACCGGCAAGACCGTGGTCGAGGGCGCGAACTTCTTCCAGATCAACCGCCGGCCCGACGGCACCCGCGCCTCGGCCTCGGTGTCCTACCTCCACCCCGTCGCGGACCGGAGCAACCTCACGGTCCTGCACTCCACCCAGGCCAGGCGCGTGGTCGTGGAGGACGGCCGGGCCGTGGGCGTGGAGGTCGTCGACAACGCCTTCGGCACCGCGCGCACCGTGCGCGCCCGCCGCGAGGTGGTCGTCTCCGCCGGGGCGATCGACACCCCCAAGCTGCTGATGCTCTCCGGGATCGGTCCCGCCGAGCACCTGCGCGAGGTCGGCGTGGACGTGCTCGTGGACTCCCCCGGCGTGGGCTCCCACCTGCAGGACCACCCCGAGGGCGTGATCCAGTGGGAGGCGAGGAAGCCGATGGTCACCGAGTCCACGCAGTGGTGGGAGGCCGGGATCTTCACCCGGGTCGACCCCGACGGCGACCGGCCGGACCTGATGATGCACTACGGCTCCGTCAACTTCGACATGCACACCTACCGGCAGGGCTACCCGACCGCGGACAACGTCTTCTGCCTCACCCCCAACGTCACCCACGCCCGCTCCCGCGGCACGGTGCGGCTGCGCTCGCGGGACTTCCGCGACAAGCCCAGGGTCGACCCGCGCTACTTCACCGACCCCGAGGGCTACGACATGCGGATCATGACCGCCGGGATCCGCAAGGCCCGCGAGATCGTGGCGCAGTCCCCGCTGGCCGAGTGGGCCGGGCGGGAGCTGTTCCCCGGCGAGGACGTGCAGACGGACGAGCAGATCGCCGACTACGTGCGCCGGACCCACAACACCGTCTACCACCCGGCCGGCTCCTGCCGGATGGGCCCGGTGGACGACGCGATGTCCCCGCTCGACCCGCAGCTGCGGGTCAAGGGCGTGCGCGGGCTGCGGGTGGCCGACGCCTCGGTGATGCCGGAGCTGACCACCGTCAACCCCAACATCACCGTCTACATGATCGGCGAGCGGGCCGCCGAGCTGATCGCCGCGGACGCCGGCGACCGGGCGGCCGCCGAGGACCAGGCGGCCGTGCCGACGGCCTAG
- a CDS encoding DEAD/DEAH box helicase, producing MQSLPGPLVDARRLVAASGPAVFQRGQEYFRAGRVRTVRWSPGAQEAGSLSAEVEGSGSVYSVTVRVGTGGAPGPAWCSCPAGGFCKHAVATVLRHNFETAVRAHRPGGSAAPLSPAAAAGGTAAGSTATGREEPPDWKDALAEILGGAGPAAPEDTSGVALEFDLRREPYRYVHGTGRAGSPWHLYVRPVRRGRRGQWIKGGLDWETVGGDPGAGPLSPGQADWFDELRALSATRTPYAVHDRHWIRLDSYASPLLWGILARAEDAGITLVGREHGLPVTVEEPGRFHVDVVRGPGKDLQLRPTVDSGGRRIALDTARIIGDPGHGLFAPDGDPRDVADTEDLNVFPLRLVPLATRLTREQRRFLDTAGGLTIPQDEVEEFFDRYFPRLHRSMDVDNGDGSIELPQVADPELVLTLEHQELTIRARWEWEYQKGRDRVRLPFRPVDPLADEPVHRESSWETAVTAAVRHRAPGVDLRRSSYVAADALVLVRQWLPALEKIPDLRIEHTGGRPAYQQITDPPTITVSTAPTERRDWFDLGVTVKVGEFYISFADVFRALDLGQDVMLAPDGSWFSLDRPEFDRLRELIAEARSLQETPEGPLRIHRHQAGLWEEFEDLAAETDQAEAWRASVRSLLELETVEAPAVPASLHAELRPYQRDGYAWLSVLWDHGLGGILADDMGLGKTVQAIALICRAVERDPDLPPFLVVAPTSVVPNWVAEIHRFAPSLTAVGVTDTQAKAGTALADTVAGAQVVVTSYTLLRLDESAYRGVPWAGVLLDEAQFVKNPRTKAHRAVRDLGAPFTLAITGTPLENSLVELWALLSLTAPGLFPSRRKFTETYQRPIERGEDAAALARLRRRVKPLMLRRTKESVDLELPPKLEQTIEVELSPAHRRLYDTRLQRERQKVLGLLQDLDRNRFTIFQSLTTLRLLSLDASLVDPEAEVSSSKLDLLFEHLPEIVAEGHRPLVFSQFTSFLKKAAARLDELSIPYAYLDGSTTDRARVLERFTSGEAPVFLVSLKAGGFGLNLTQADYCFLLDPWWNPATEEQAVDRTHRIGQEKKVMVYRLVARDTIEEKVMALKERKARLFTAVLDDDRMFSSALTAEDIRGLIAP from the coding sequence ATGCAATCCCTCCCCGGTCCCCTCGTGGACGCCCGGCGGCTCGTGGCCGCCTCCGGGCCCGCGGTCTTCCAGCGCGGCCAGGAGTACTTCCGCGCCGGGCGCGTCCGGACGGTGCGGTGGTCCCCGGGGGCCCAGGAGGCGGGCAGCCTCTCCGCCGAGGTGGAGGGCTCGGGCTCCGTGTACAGCGTCACCGTGCGCGTCGGCACCGGCGGCGCCCCGGGGCCGGCGTGGTGCAGCTGCCCCGCCGGGGGCTTCTGCAAGCACGCCGTCGCCACGGTGCTGCGCCACAACTTCGAGACCGCCGTGCGCGCCCACCGGCCCGGCGGCAGTGCAGCCCCCCTCTCCCCCGCGGCCGCGGCCGGGGGCACGGCCGCGGGCAGCACGGCCACCGGGCGGGAGGAGCCGCCGGACTGGAAGGACGCCCTGGCCGAGATCCTCGGCGGCGCGGGACCGGCTGCCCCGGAGGACACGTCCGGGGTGGCGCTGGAGTTCGACCTGCGCCGCGAGCCCTACCGCTACGTGCACGGCACGGGCCGGGCCGGCTCCCCGTGGCACCTCTACGTGCGGCCGGTGCGCAGGGGTCGCCGGGGCCAGTGGATCAAGGGCGGGCTGGACTGGGAGACCGTCGGCGGGGACCCCGGCGCCGGGCCGCTGAGCCCGGGCCAGGCGGACTGGTTCGACGAGCTCCGGGCGCTGAGCGCCACCCGCACCCCCTACGCGGTGCACGACCGGCACTGGATCCGCCTGGACTCCTACGCCTCGCCGCTGCTGTGGGGCATCCTCGCCCGGGCCGAGGACGCCGGGATCACCCTGGTCGGCCGGGAGCACGGGCTGCCGGTGACGGTCGAGGAACCGGGACGCTTCCACGTGGACGTCGTCCGCGGCCCCGGGAAGGACCTCCAGCTGCGGCCCACCGTGGACAGCGGCGGGCGCCGGATCGCGCTGGACACCGCCCGGATCATCGGCGACCCCGGGCACGGGCTGTTCGCCCCGGACGGGGACCCCCGGGACGTCGCGGACACCGAGGACCTCAACGTCTTCCCGCTGCGCCTCGTGCCCCTGGCCACCCGGCTCACCCGGGAGCAGCGGCGGTTCCTGGACACCGCGGGCGGTCTGACGATCCCGCAGGACGAGGTGGAGGAGTTCTTCGACCGCTACTTCCCCCGCCTGCACCGCAGCATGGACGTGGACAACGGGGACGGGTCGATCGAGCTGCCGCAGGTCGCCGACCCCGAGCTGGTGCTCACCCTGGAGCACCAGGAGCTGACCATCCGCGCCCGGTGGGAGTGGGAGTACCAGAAGGGCCGCGACCGGGTCCGGCTGCCCTTCCGCCCGGTGGATCCCCTCGCCGACGAGCCGGTGCACCGGGAGTCCTCCTGGGAGACCGCGGTCACCGCCGCGGTCCGGCACCGCGCCCCGGGCGTGGACCTCCGCCGCTCGAGCTACGTGGCGGCGGACGCCCTGGTGCTCGTGCGGCAGTGGCTGCCCGCCCTGGAGAAGATCCCGGACCTGCGGATCGAGCACACCGGCGGGCGCCCGGCCTACCAGCAGATCACCGACCCGCCCACCATCACCGTCAGCACCGCCCCCACGGAGCGCCGCGACTGGTTCGACCTCGGGGTCACGGTGAAGGTCGGCGAGTTCTACATCTCCTTCGCCGACGTCTTCCGCGCCCTGGACCTCGGCCAGGACGTGATGCTGGCCCCGGACGGGTCGTGGTTCTCCCTGGACCGGCCCGAGTTCGACCGGCTGCGCGAGCTCATCGCCGAGGCCCGTTCCCTGCAGGAGACCCCCGAGGGCCCGCTGCGGATCCACCGCCACCAGGCCGGGCTGTGGGAGGAGTTCGAGGACCTCGCGGCCGAGACGGACCAGGCCGAGGCCTGGCGGGCGTCGGTGCGCTCCCTGCTGGAGCTCGAGACGGTCGAGGCGCCCGCCGTGCCCGCGTCCCTGCACGCCGAGCTGCGCCCGTACCAGCGCGACGGCTACGCCTGGCTGAGCGTGCTGTGGGACCACGGGCTCGGCGGGATCCTCGCCGACGACATGGGTCTGGGCAAGACGGTCCAGGCGATCGCCCTGATCTGCCGCGCCGTCGAGCGCGACCCGGACCTCCCGCCCTTCCTGGTGGTGGCGCCCACCTCCGTGGTGCCCAACTGGGTGGCCGAGATCCACCGCTTCGCCCCGTCCCTCACCGCCGTGGGCGTGACCGACACCCAGGCCAAGGCCGGCACCGCGCTCGCGGACACGGTTGCCGGCGCCCAGGTGGTCGTGACCTCGTACACGCTGCTGCGCCTGGACGAGAGCGCCTACCGGGGCGTCCCCTGGGCGGGGGTGCTGCTGGACGAAGCGCAGTTCGTCAAGAACCCCCGCACCAAGGCGCACCGGGCGGTCCGTGACCTCGGGGCCCCGTTCACGCTCGCGATCACGGGCACCCCGCTGGAGAACAGCCTCGTGGAGCTGTGGGCGCTGCTGTCCCTGACGGCGCCGGGCCTGTTCCCGTCGCGGCGGAAGTTCACCGAGACCTACCAGCGCCCCATCGAGCGCGGGGAGGACGCCGCGGCGCTGGCCCGCCTGCGCCGGCGCGTGAAGCCGCTCATGCTCCGGCGCACCAAGGAGTCCGTGGACCTGGAGCTGCCGCCCAAGCTCGAGCAGACCATCGAGGTGGAGCTCTCCCCCGCCCACCGCCGGCTCTACGACACCCGCCTGCAGCGCGAGCGGCAGAAGGTCCTGGGGCTGCTGCAGGACCTGGACCGGAACCGGTTCACGATCTTCCAGTCCCTGACCACGCTGCGCCTGCTGAGCCTCGACGCCTCCCTCGTGGACCCCGAGGCGGAGGTCTCCTCGAGCAAGCTCGACCTGCTCTTCGAGCACCTGCCGGAGATCGTGGCCGAGGGCCACCGCCCGCTGGTGTTCAGCCAGTTCACGAGCTTCCTCAAGAAGGCCGCGGCCCGCCTGGACGAGCTGAGTATCCCCTACGCCTACCTGGACGGCTCGACGACCGACCGGGCGCGGGTGCTCGAGCGCTTCACCTCCGGGGAGGCGCCCGTGTTCCTGGTGAGCCTCAAGGCGGGCGGCTTCGGGCTGAACCTCACCCAGGCCGACTACTGCTTCCTGCTCGACCCGTGGTGGAACCCCGCCACGGAGGAGCAGGCCGTGGACCGCACCCACCGCATCGGCCAGGAGAAGAAGGTGATGGTCTACCGGCTCGTCGCCCGGGACACCATCGAGGAGAAGGTCATGGCGCTCAAGGAGCGCAAGGCCCGGCTGTTCACGGCCGTGCTGGACGACGACCGGATGTTCTCCAGCGCGCTCACGGCCGAGGACATCCGCGGGCTGATTGCGCCCTGA
- a CDS encoding aldehyde dehydrogenase family protein, whose translation MTETLFIDGRWAAAAAGGTRTIVCPADGTEVGVVAEATAEDTERAIAAARRAFDDGRWSSVPGPQRGDLLLRAAARLRERKAEFARAESLDTGKRLVESEIDMDDIAACFTWFGKNAAEHAGRVVDAGDPAVVSTVVTEPVGVCGMITPWNYPLLQAAWKIAPALAAGCTFVLKPAELTPHTAILMMQVLQEVGLPDGVANLVLGAGAEAGAPLSSHPDVDLVSFTGGVLTGRAIAAAAAPTVKKIALELGGKNPNVVFADADFDAAVDNALNGAFVHSGQVCSAGARLVVEESIAERFVDELVRRAEGIRLGGPFDEQAETGALISAAQREKVHAYVECAREQGARIRTGGGFATGASADGSLDLEQGFFYRPTVIDRCTREMDCVHDEAFGPTVTVETFTTEDEAVEIGNDTIYGLAGAVWTSDAGRAQRVAARLRHGTIWINDFHPYLPQAEWGGMKQSGIGRELGPTGLGEYQELKHVYQNTAPAVTGWFAAR comes from the coding sequence GTGACCGAGACCCTGTTCATCGACGGACGCTGGGCGGCCGCCGCCGCCGGCGGCACCCGCACCATCGTCTGCCCCGCCGACGGCACCGAGGTCGGGGTCGTGGCCGAGGCCACGGCCGAGGACACCGAGCGCGCCATCGCCGCGGCCCGTCGCGCCTTCGACGACGGCCGCTGGTCCTCGGTGCCCGGCCCGCAGCGCGGGGACCTGCTGCTGCGGGCCGCCGCCCGGCTGCGCGAACGCAAGGCCGAGTTCGCCCGCGCGGAGTCCCTCGACACCGGCAAGCGCCTGGTGGAGTCCGAGATCGACATGGACGACATCGCCGCCTGCTTCACGTGGTTCGGCAAGAACGCCGCCGAGCACGCCGGCCGCGTCGTCGACGCCGGGGACCCGGCCGTGGTGTCCACGGTCGTCACCGAGCCCGTGGGCGTGTGCGGGATGATCACGCCCTGGAACTACCCGCTGCTGCAGGCCGCCTGGAAGATCGCCCCGGCGCTCGCCGCCGGGTGCACCTTCGTGCTCAAGCCCGCCGAGCTCACCCCGCACACGGCGATCCTGATGATGCAGGTCCTCCAGGAGGTCGGCCTGCCCGACGGCGTGGCCAATCTCGTGCTCGGCGCCGGCGCCGAGGCCGGCGCGCCGCTGTCGAGCCACCCGGACGTGGACCTGGTCTCCTTCACCGGCGGGGTGCTGACCGGCCGGGCGATCGCCGCCGCGGCCGCGCCCACCGTGAAGAAGATCGCCCTGGAGCTGGGCGGGAAGAACCCCAACGTGGTCTTCGCCGACGCCGACTTCGACGCCGCCGTGGACAACGCCCTCAACGGCGCGTTCGTGCACTCCGGGCAGGTCTGCTCCGCCGGGGCGCGGCTGGTGGTCGAGGAGTCGATCGCCGAGCGCTTCGTCGACGAGCTCGTCCGCCGCGCCGAGGGCATCCGCCTCGGCGGGCCCTTCGACGAGCAGGCCGAGACCGGCGCGCTGATCTCGGCCGCCCAGCGCGAGAAGGTGCACGCCTACGTCGAGTGCGCCCGGGAGCAGGGCGCCCGGATCCGCACCGGCGGCGGGTTCGCCACCGGCGCCTCCGCCGACGGCTCGCTGGACCTCGAGCAGGGCTTCTTCTACCGGCCCACGGTGATCGACCGCTGCACCCGCGAGATGGACTGCGTGCACGACGAGGCCTTCGGCCCCACCGTCACGGTCGAGACGTTCACGACCGAGGACGAGGCGGTGGAGATCGGCAACGACACGATCTACGGCCTCGCCGGGGCCGTGTGGACCTCCGACGCCGGGCGCGCCCAGCGGGTGGCCGCCCGCCTGCGCCACGGCACGATCTGGATCAACGACTTCCACCCCTACCTGCCGCAGGCCGAGTGGGGCGGGATGAAGCAGTCCGGCATCGGCCGCGAGCTCGGCCCCACCGGCCTGGGCGAGTACCAGGAGCTCAAGCACGTCTACCAGAACACCGCCCCCGCCGTGACCGGCTGGTTCGCCGCGCGGTGA
- a CDS encoding VIT1/CCC1 transporter family protein, with protein sequence MSPEQTAPSPAPGERPPRPGPPERGQIRRWRKYLAEERAEARIYHLLAARSTGREAEILHQVAEAEQRHAEHWVRLLGPHAATDARPSLYSRLLIFLASHFGSVFVLALLQRAESRSPYDGEQDASDAMAADEAVHEEIVRALATEGRHKLSGNFRAAVFGANDGLVSNLALVMGVGATGTSPAMVLFAGIAGLLAGALSMGAGEFVSVRSQRELLDASQPTQVTLHVAPNLDLDANELVLIYRARGMSEEAAEHRAAERLGFYECDCDPSRSFQDPAEDQPEQREHVALGTDLGAAASSFCFFASGAVIPILPYLVGLTGFPAMAVALVLVGLALLVTGGLVGLLSGASPWKRGLRQLAIGYGAALATYVLGLLFNTTVA encoded by the coding sequence ATGAGCCCCGAACAGACAGCCCCCTCCCCCGCTCCCGGGGAGCGTCCTCCCCGTCCGGGCCCGCCGGAGCGCGGCCAGATCCGGCGCTGGCGCAAGTACCTCGCGGAGGAACGGGCCGAGGCCCGCATCTACCACCTGCTGGCCGCCCGCAGCACCGGCCGGGAGGCGGAGATCCTGCACCAGGTCGCGGAGGCCGAGCAGCGCCACGCCGAGCACTGGGTGCGCCTGCTCGGCCCGCACGCCGCCACCGACGCCCGCCCGTCCCTGTACTCCCGGCTGCTGATCTTCCTCGCCTCCCACTTCGGCTCCGTCTTCGTCCTGGCCCTGCTCCAGCGCGCCGAGAGCCGCTCGCCCTACGACGGGGAGCAGGACGCCTCCGACGCCATGGCCGCCGACGAGGCGGTGCACGAGGAGATCGTCCGGGCGCTGGCCACCGAGGGCCGGCACAAGCTCTCCGGCAACTTCCGGGCGGCGGTGTTCGGCGCCAACGACGGCCTCGTCTCCAACCTCGCGCTGGTCATGGGCGTGGGCGCCACCGGCACGTCCCCCGCGATGGTGCTCTTCGCCGGGATCGCCGGCCTGCTCGCGGGGGCGCTGTCCATGGGGGCCGGGGAGTTCGTCTCCGTGCGTTCCCAGCGGGAGCTGCTCGACGCCTCCCAGCCCACCCAGGTGACCCTGCACGTCGCCCCGAACCTGGACCTGGACGCCAACGAGCTGGTGCTCATCTACCGCGCCCGGGGCATGAGCGAGGAGGCCGCCGAGCACCGGGCGGCGGAGCGCCTGGGCTTCTACGAGTGCGACTGCGACCCGTCCCGCTCCTTCCAGGACCCGGCCGAGGACCAGCCCGAGCAGCGGGAGCACGTGGCCCTGGGCACCGACCTGGGAGCCGCGGCGTCCAGCTTCTGCTTCTTCGCCTCGGGAGCCGTCATCCCGATCCTGCCCTACCTCGTGGGCCTGACGGGGTTTCCGGCGATGGCCGTCGCGCTCGTGCTGGTCGGCCTCGCCCTGCTGGTGACCGGCGGGCTGGTCGGTCTGCTCTCCGGGGCCTCCCCCTGGAAGCGGGGTCTCCGCCAGCTGGCCATCGGCTACGGGGCCGCCCTGGCCACCTACGTCCTGGGCCTGCTCTTCAACACGACCGTGGCCTGA
- a CDS encoding TY-Chap domain-containing protein, which produces MPYAVAGLAAFVQRYGSLIRAMADRGMTRGQVRMRFQLLFPEESTVLLDAAIAELGQRFPQETTAPEVTDGAVGAGVWLVMAQHLGLGPARDYAALHLSADVVRDVTALLAGADPDGDLTQQTLALIGAAQQHCAEETACRPLSAHAYELARLSLCTDANFLCGIAHYWPVPERVVAQRLGGGHWDAALERIGLRAGTEPAHEHVFTEDEYAAAVTAFLTHCRSTGHHPTTARYGRWVVEQEASSARRPYFDGVRRFFGSWEEAMRFASTRQPAGEPVGEGFSDTRTWSDLATPEAQEMLGRAGIGVVGPGTATEAVGEDVWEDLRRLIATVLARLPWNDFLVVEYERYDDRSEAPVAWAGVGPHGVDCSVVSGGQLTHAAWPVDATFFHEDEWNEPSAWNQPWTTGPLGFPEAAQKLVEGLRFGWGCSDPYRFHWGVGSFPAETREESSVIAPEAHRWPAPDAADSIDS; this is translated from the coding sequence ATGCCCTACGCCGTGGCGGGCCTCGCAGCCTTCGTGCAGCGCTATGGCTCCCTGATCCGCGCCATGGCCGACCGCGGCATGACGCGCGGGCAGGTGCGGATGCGCTTCCAGCTGCTGTTCCCGGAGGAGTCCACCGTCCTGCTGGACGCGGCGATCGCCGAGCTGGGCCAGCGCTTCCCGCAGGAGACCACCGCCCCCGAGGTCACCGACGGCGCCGTCGGCGCCGGTGTCTGGCTCGTCATGGCCCAGCACCTGGGCCTCGGCCCCGCCCGCGACTACGCCGCCCTGCACCTGAGCGCCGACGTGGTGCGCGACGTCACCGCGCTGCTTGCCGGCGCGGATCCCGACGGCGACCTGACGCAGCAGACCCTCGCGCTCATCGGCGCGGCCCAGCAGCACTGCGCCGAGGAGACCGCCTGCCGCCCGCTCAGCGCGCACGCCTACGAGCTCGCCCGGCTGAGCCTGTGCACGGACGCGAACTTCCTGTGCGGCATCGCCCACTACTGGCCCGTTCCCGAGCGCGTGGTCGCCCAGCGCCTGGGCGGCGGGCACTGGGACGCGGCCCTCGAGCGGATCGGCCTGCGGGCCGGCACCGAGCCCGCCCACGAGCACGTCTTCACGGAGGACGAGTACGCCGCGGCGGTGACGGCCTTCCTCACCCACTGCCGCAGCACCGGCCACCACCCCACCACGGCCCGGTACGGCCGCTGGGTGGTCGAGCAGGAGGCCTCCAGCGCGCGCCGGCCGTACTTCGACGGCGTCCGGCGGTTCTTCGGCTCCTGGGAGGAGGCCATGCGCTTCGCCTCGACCCGCCAGCCGGCCGGGGAGCCGGTCGGGGAGGGCTTCTCGGACACACGGACCTGGTCGGACCTGGCCACCCCCGAGGCCCAGGAGATGCTGGGCCGCGCGGGGATCGGGGTGGTCGGCCCCGGCACGGCGACCGAGGCCGTCGGCGAGGACGTGTGGGAGGACCTGCGGCGGCTCATCGCCACCGTGCTCGCCCGGCTGCCCTGGAACGACTTCCTCGTGGTCGAGTACGAGCGCTACGACGACCGCTCGGAGGCCCCGGTCGCGTGGGCCGGGGTGGGACCCCACGGCGTGGACTGTTCCGTGGTCTCCGGCGGCCAGCTGACCCACGCGGCCTGGCCCGTGGACGCCACGTTCTTCCACGAGGACGAGTGGAACGAGCCCTCGGCGTGGAACCAGCCCTGGACCACCGGCCCGCTGGGCTTCCCGGAGGCGGCGCAGAAGCTGGTCGAGGGGCTGCGCTTCGGCTGGGGCTGCTCCGACCCCTACCGGTTCCACTGGGGGGTGGGCTCCTTCCCCGCCGAGACGCGGGAGGAGAGCTCCGTGATCGCCCCCGAGGCCCACCGGTGGCCGGCCCCGGACGCCGCGGACAGCATCGACTCCTGA